The proteins below are encoded in one region of Neoasaia chiangmaiensis:
- a CDS encoding TonB-dependent receptor domain-containing protein — MVSADAQTQAVGTAPAAHHKKAKRHTHGRVMSSPAPVEHATVGAAASSTSPVKTAPATLPNVTSTTNRDLSAANTQVRDEQITVTGTRLSQSRLTNVMAGTTVDAEQLKERGYTNVGLALLREDPAFSVPSNSPIGNQGSYGAGQTFNGLLGLGSQRMLTLVNGRRYVGGASASIFGAASGSQVDSSTIPSSLVKKAEIKYGGAGAAYGADAVAGVTNYILDDDFEGVDLTAQGGMTQKLDGGQQKIAFKAGRHFDHDRGSAVFDLEYNGNSGLTYADRPNVLGGNATTYSQPQYGTVSPYAYTLQQARRYLQVTTSGIPMTSGFGLPDRYGRPSAGIAGANGNTLIFSPDGKSLIPQTYNYAFRDNRAGSGGNGPALANYNTLQTPQDRLNLTTLGKYEFNDHLRANWEAWYQRGSASSPTAQGYWSTALFDDPLTMDNFLNEGAVNGPYVLSTNNPYLTAAQRTTIINGLAAKGLPTDTFYMTRLNQDLDGGSFQTTNQMFRFAGGLTGDFNAVGRKFEWHVNGTYGKYMNSTTQPQVATQNLINAVNATTDAAGNIVCAPGYVTSSAPTRSRNCAPIDLFGTGQLTPAARDYVTADSVAKNSNAQRDFTAEINSTVVKLPAGDVRWDIGYEHRREGYNFNPGVFNRGELLEDGTYRRYGNSIPITPVAGAYHTHEAYGELDVPLISPDMHLPGAYNLSGTANGRYVNNSITGGYWTYMFGGAWWPTRDLGLSGNYAQSVRNPSVTELFAPQGSVYDSGSDPCSTQFIGSGPNPAIRAANCAKAGVPTNFSDSNINLQTVPGSSGGNARLQNETSKSFTGTLTFQPHFIRGFSLTSSFIDVKINNEIEDLGVADLMAACYDSASYPNQYCNAFTRDGATHQITNFQEGPYNIANQHVQALQSKIDYFLPLRRVGLPADAGSVEVAANYIHYVKNTTSYLGTTYQNTGATGSPNDSFTANFNYLRGPLHIQWQTIFYGPSKYALQVTDTTYDHLKRPSYAYFNTTIGYQFNRHFDANFIMNNVTNSLPKYPGTVSLTRYYDAIMGRSFLLELNAHL; from the coding sequence CGCCACACGCATGGTCGCGTCATGTCATCGCCGGCTCCTGTCGAGCATGCCACCGTCGGCGCGGCCGCGTCGTCGACCAGCCCTGTCAAAACGGCGCCGGCCACCCTGCCGAACGTCACTTCGACGACGAACCGCGACCTTAGTGCGGCCAACACGCAGGTGCGCGACGAGCAGATCACGGTAACGGGAACGCGTCTTTCCCAGAGCCGGCTGACGAATGTCATGGCCGGCACGACGGTCGATGCCGAGCAGTTGAAGGAGCGTGGATACACCAACGTCGGCCTGGCGCTGCTGCGCGAAGATCCGGCCTTCAGCGTGCCGAGCAACAGCCCGATCGGCAATCAGGGCAGCTATGGCGCGGGTCAGACATTCAATGGTCTGCTGGGCCTCGGCTCCCAGCGTATGCTGACACTGGTGAACGGTCGGCGTTATGTTGGCGGCGCGTCGGCGTCGATCTTCGGCGCGGCATCCGGTTCGCAGGTCGATAGCAGCACGATCCCGAGTTCGCTGGTCAAGAAGGCGGAGATCAAGTACGGCGGCGCGGGCGCTGCGTATGGCGCGGACGCCGTGGCGGGTGTCACGAACTACATCCTCGATGACGATTTCGAGGGCGTGGATCTGACCGCGCAAGGCGGCATGACGCAGAAGCTGGATGGCGGTCAGCAGAAGATTGCCTTCAAGGCAGGCCGGCACTTCGACCATGATCGCGGCAGCGCTGTCTTCGACCTCGAATATAATGGCAATTCCGGCCTGACTTATGCCGATCGCCCCAATGTCTTGGGCGGGAACGCGACGACCTACAGCCAGCCGCAGTACGGCACGGTCAGTCCGTATGCCTATACGCTTCAGCAGGCCCGGCGTTATCTTCAGGTCACGACGAGCGGTATTCCCATGACATCGGGCTTCGGCTTGCCGGATCGCTACGGCAGGCCATCGGCCGGCATCGCCGGGGCGAATGGCAACACGCTGATTTTCAGCCCTGACGGCAAGTCGCTGATTCCGCAGACCTATAACTACGCTTTCCGCGACAACCGTGCGGGTAGTGGCGGCAATGGGCCGGCGCTCGCGAACTACAATACGCTGCAAACGCCGCAGGATCGTCTCAACCTCACGACCTTGGGCAAATACGAGTTCAACGACCATCTGCGGGCGAACTGGGAAGCGTGGTACCAGCGTGGTTCCGCAAGCAGCCCGACGGCGCAGGGGTACTGGAGCACGGCGCTTTTCGACGATCCGTTGACCATGGACAACTTCCTCAACGAAGGCGCGGTGAATGGCCCGTATGTGCTGAGCACGAACAATCCGTATCTGACGGCGGCCCAGCGCACGACGATCATCAACGGGCTGGCGGCGAAAGGCCTGCCGACGGACACGTTCTACATGACGCGTCTGAATCAGGATCTGGACGGCGGCAGTTTCCAGACAACGAACCAGATGTTCCGCTTTGCCGGTGGATTGACGGGCGATTTCAATGCCGTCGGGCGCAAGTTCGAGTGGCATGTGAACGGCACCTACGGCAAATACATGAACTCGACCACGCAGCCGCAGGTTGCCACCCAGAACCTTATCAACGCCGTCAACGCCACGACGGATGCCGCGGGTAACATCGTCTGCGCGCCGGGCTATGTCACATCCAGTGCGCCAACCCGCAGCCGGAACTGCGCGCCCATCGATCTGTTCGGCACCGGGCAGCTGACACCAGCGGCCCGGGATTACGTCACGGCGGATTCGGTGGCGAAGAATTCCAATGCGCAGCGCGACTTCACGGCGGAAATCAACAGCACCGTCGTCAAGCTGCCGGCGGGCGACGTTCGCTGGGATATCGGTTACGAACACCGCCGGGAAGGCTACAACTTCAATCCCGGCGTGTTCAACCGTGGCGAATTGCTGGAGGACGGCACGTATCGTCGCTACGGCAACTCCATTCCCATCACGCCGGTTGCCGGTGCGTATCACACGCATGAAGCCTACGGAGAACTCGACGTTCCGCTGATTTCGCCGGACATGCATCTGCCGGGTGCTTACAACCTTTCCGGCACGGCCAACGGGCGCTATGTGAACAACTCCATCACCGGTGGTTACTGGACCTATATGTTCGGTGGCGCGTGGTGGCCGACACGCGATCTCGGGCTGAGCGGCAATTATGCGCAATCGGTGCGTAATCCGTCCGTCACCGAACTGTTCGCGCCGCAGGGTTCCGTCTATGACAGCGGCAGCGATCCGTGCTCGACCCAGTTCATCGGTTCGGGGCCGAATCCTGCAATTCGTGCGGCCAACTGCGCCAAGGCCGGTGTGCCGACCAATTTCAGCGACTCCAACATCAACCTCCAGACCGTTCCGGGCAGCAGTGGCGGCAATGCGCGGTTGCAGAACGAGACGTCCAAGAGCTTCACGGGGACGTTGACGTTCCAGCCTCACTTCATCCGGGGTTTCTCGCTGACGTCGTCGTTCATCGACGTGAAGATCAACAATGAGATCGAGGATCTCGGCGTGGCCGATCTCATGGCCGCCTGCTACGACTCGGCGTCCTACCCCAATCAGTATTGCAATGCTTTCACGCGTGACGGTGCGACCCACCAGATCACGAACTTCCAGGAGGGGCCGTATAATATCGCCAATCAGCACGTGCAGGCGCTGCAGTCCAAGATCGACTACTTCCTGCCGCTGCGTCGCGTCGGTCTGCCAGCGGACGCCGGGAGCGTCGAGGTGGCGGCGAACTACATCCACTATGTGAAGAACACGACGTCCTATCTCGGCACGACCTATCAGAACACGGGTGCCACGGGTTCGCCGAACGACAGCTTCACGGCCAACTTCAACTACCTGCGCGGTCCGCTACACATCCAGTGGCAGACGATCTTCTACGGTCCGAGCAAGTATGCCCTGCAGGTGACGGACACCACCTACGACCATCTGAAACGCCCGAGCTATGCGTATTTCAATACGACGATCGGCTATCAGTTCAACCGGCACTTCGATGCGAACTTCATCATGAACAACGTGACGAACTCGCTGCCGAAGTATCCGGGCACGGTCAGCCTGACCCGGTATTACGATGCAATTATGGGGCGCTCGTTCCTCCTGGAACTCAACGCGCACCTATAG